A window of the Thunnus albacares chromosome 15, fThuAlb1.1, whole genome shotgun sequence genome harbors these coding sequences:
- the lgmn gene encoding legumain — translation MCRSVLFALLGLGLGLVNSFPTEEPDGGKNWVVIVAGSNGWYNYRHQADACHAYQIVHKNGIPDEQIVVMMYDDLANSEDNPTPGILINRPNGTDVYKGVPKDYTGEDVTPENFLAVLKGDSSKVKGGSGKVLKSGPKDHVFVYFTDHGAPGILAFPNDDLQVDDLQTTIKYMHTNKKYKRMVFYIEACESGSMMNHLPANINVYATTAANPHESSYACYYDEKRDTYLGDWYSVNWMEDSDVEDLSKETLLKQFKIVKSHTNTSHVQQYGNKTLAHMKVVAFQGNHKANSQPAPMTLQPITNLDLTPSPDVPLAILKRKMMASNDITRVRGLLMEINAHLKVREMMAETMRQVVEKVTGDKLKAEEILNERAELSQHQCYKAAVNHYKHNCYNWHKTEFEYALRHLYALVNMCERGYPASRIQLAMDSECHFSK, via the exons ATGTGTCGGTCAGTCCTCTTCGCCCTGCTCGGCCTGGGTCTCGGGCTTGTAAATTCATTTCCCACCGAGGAGCCAGACGGTGGAAAAAACTGGGTTGTTATTGTAGCCGGTTCCAACGGCTGGTACAACTACAGACACCAG gcTGATGCTTGCCATGCCTACCAGATTGTCCACAAGAATGGCATCCCAGATGAGCAGATTGTGGTTATGATGTACGATGACTTGGCAAACAGTGAGGA CAACCCCACCCCTGGAATACTGATCAACAGGCCAAATGGCACAGATGTGTACAAGGGAGTTCCTAAAGACTACACCGGGGAG GATGTCACCCCTGAAAACTTCCTGGCAGTGCTGAAGGGCGACTCTTCAAAAGTCAAAGGCGGCTCTGGAAAAGTGTTGAAGAG CGGGCCCAAAGATCACGTGTTTGTTTACTTCACCGATCACGGGGCCCCAGGCATTCTGGCCTTCCCTAATGATGAT ctccaaGTTGACGACCTCCAAACAACCAttaaatacatgcacacaaataagAAATACAAAAGG atggtgtTCTACATCGAGGCGTGTGAGTCGGGATCAATGATGAACCACCTGCCTGCTAACATTAACG tgtacGCCACCACAGCTGCCAACCCTCATGAGTCCTCTTATGCCTGCTACTATGACGAGAAGAGGGACACGTACCTGGGAGACTGGTACAGCGTTAACTGGATGGAGGACTCTGATGTG GAGGACCTGTCAAAAGAAACCTTGCTAAAGCAGTTCAAGATCGTAAAGAGCCACACAAACACCAGCCACGTCCAGCAGTACGGAAACAAG ACTCTGGCCCACATGAAGGTCGTAGCATTTCAGGGAAACCACAAGGCAAACAGCCAGCCAGCTCCAATGACCCTGCAGCCAATTACAAACCTCGACCTGACCCCGAGCCCTGACGTTCCTCTGGCCATCCtcaagaggaagatgatggcCTCCAATGATATCACACGTGTAAGAGGGCTGCTGATGGAAATCAACGCTCACCTCAAG gtcaGAGAGATGATGGCTGAGACGATGCGCCAAGTTGTCGAGAAGGTGACCGGCGACAAGCTCAAGGCCGAGGAGATTCTCAACGAGAGAGCCGAACTGTCCCAGCATCAGTGTTACAAGGCTGCGGTTAACCACTACAAACACAACTGCTACAACTGGCACAAAACTGAG TTTGAATACGCTCTGAGGCATCTGTACGCTCTGGTGAACATGTGTGAGAGAGGATACCCTGCATCAAG AATCCAGCTGGCCATGGACTCAGAATGTCATTTCAGCAAGTAA